The Mycolicibacterium boenickei genome has a segment encoding these proteins:
- a CDS encoding helix-turn-helix domain-containing protein encodes MGMKPWDGDRPLTPRIVLEQKDVVARGLSFTFGTEQISAPTDWCSFSDTDHLVYVYRGGTMHSMKTALDWGPSGQVPPTVGDVWWKPAGVSCAALVQGDVAGYCEIAIPRRMIGDTALLPRIKYRDPLMHYLVEEIYSVADRDDAVARLLTDSVTETMRLLIRDKYTEAPPREREHRTLGIAERKMLVDYLNDSLDSDIHLDALAELTGMPVHGFIGAFRRAFHTTPYQFLLDLRIDRAKMLLATTSRTVSEIASAVGFSTPSHFANAFRRRVGISPSGYRQGS; translated from the coding sequence ATGGGTATGAAGCCGTGGGATGGTGACCGGCCGCTGACTCCGCGCATCGTTCTGGAACAGAAGGACGTCGTGGCGCGCGGGCTGTCGTTCACGTTCGGGACGGAACAGATATCGGCTCCCACGGACTGGTGCAGTTTCAGCGACACCGATCATCTGGTTTACGTATACCGCGGCGGCACAATGCATTCGATGAAGACCGCACTTGATTGGGGCCCGTCCGGGCAGGTGCCGCCGACGGTGGGGGACGTCTGGTGGAAACCGGCCGGGGTGTCCTGCGCGGCGCTGGTTCAGGGTGACGTGGCGGGATATTGCGAGATCGCCATCCCGCGCCGGATGATCGGTGACACCGCTTTGCTCCCGCGGATCAAGTACCGGGATCCCCTGATGCACTACCTGGTCGAGGAGATCTACAGTGTCGCCGATCGTGACGACGCCGTAGCTCGGTTGCTCACCGATTCCGTCACCGAGACCATGCGCCTGCTGATCAGGGACAAGTACACCGAGGCGCCGCCGCGGGAACGCGAACACCGGACCTTGGGCATCGCTGAGCGCAAGATGCTGGTGGACTACCTCAACGACAGCCTCGACTCCGATATTCACCTCGACGCCCTGGCCGAGTTGACCGGGATGCCCGTCCATGGATTCATCGGTGCGTTCCGCCGGGCGTTTCACACCACGCCGTACCAGTTCTTGCTCGACCTGCGGATCGACCGTGCCAAGATGCTCTTGGCGACAACCTCGCGAACTGTCTCGGAAATCGCTTCCGCAGTGGGCTTTTCGACACCAAGTCACTTCGCGAACGCATTCCGGCGGCGGGTGGGTATTTCGCCGAGCGGTTACCGTCAGGGTTCTTGA
- a CDS encoding helix-turn-helix transcriptional regulator has protein sequence MAMKLWNDDRPLTRRLVLGERAVSTRGLSLRFATEQIDNTTDWCCFDDTRHLVFVHRAGRLRSMETDLDWGPSGRALPSVGDVWVVPAGDKCSSLVEGDTAGYCEIAIPDHLLGETTLVPRVKHHDPLIHQMVERIHAVADRDDALARLLTESIGETLRLLITDNYTEVTPSRTEHRTDGLDPAARSKLIAFLEDSMDSEITLEALAQQAKMSVGGFIKAFRAAFHTTPYQFLLDRRIERAKTLLQTTPRTVTEISAMVGFSTPNHFATAFRRRVGVSPSAYRDRC, from the coding sequence ATGGCGATGAAGCTGTGGAACGACGACCGGCCGCTTACCCGACGCCTGGTGTTGGGCGAGCGGGCTGTGTCCACCCGCGGCCTGTCCCTGCGATTCGCCACCGAACAGATCGACAACACAACCGACTGGTGCTGCTTCGATGACACCCGCCACCTGGTCTTCGTGCACCGCGCCGGCCGCCTGCGGTCGATGGAGACCGACCTGGACTGGGGCCCGTCGGGCCGGGCGCTTCCGAGCGTGGGCGACGTTTGGGTGGTGCCGGCCGGCGACAAATGTTCGTCACTGGTCGAAGGGGACACCGCGGGGTACTGCGAGATCGCGATCCCCGATCACCTGCTCGGCGAGACGACGTTGGTTCCCCGCGTCAAGCATCACGACCCGCTGATCCATCAGATGGTCGAGCGCATCCACGCCGTGGCCGATCGCGACGACGCCCTCGCCCGTCTGCTCACGGAGTCGATCGGGGAAACCCTGCGACTGCTGATCACCGACAACTACACCGAAGTCACCCCGAGCCGCACAGAGCACCGGACCGACGGCCTCGATCCCGCCGCGCGATCCAAGCTGATCGCGTTCCTCGAGGACAGCATGGACTCCGAGATCACCCTGGAAGCGCTTGCGCAGCAGGCGAAAATGTCGGTCGGGGGCTTCATCAAGGCGTTCCGGGCGGCGTTTCACACCACGCCGTACCAGTTCCTGTTGGATCGACGGATCGAGCGCGCCAAGACACTGCTGCAGACCACACCGCGAACGGTCACCGAAATCAGTGCGATGGTGGGGTTCTCGACGCCGAATCATTTCGCCACCGCATTTCGACGACGCGTCGGGGTCTCGCCGAGCGCCTATCGCGACCGTTGCTGA
- a CDS encoding ABC transporter ATP-binding protein, translated as MSVASSLSLVWRSLGMLRAVRGVLVLLLVIGVIASALPYVTVAAFGPMVQVISEAGNNGNLSGVWDLSGPLVARQDGLLHSMAGPVPFAVLLTVWASSLVLTQLMYFVNAWIGARVERVLVVDIRQRVHDHLQSLSLDFFLGSRSGELMHRVMTESTAVQRLLTDCLLPPLIDVVVLVVVISYLLAISWQMTVAALVLTPLALLTLRFAGRHVQAVMTRVRNSERAMATEVEQTISGIAEIQMFNAQPVRSKRFHAVSEEAAKGSAASVVWMQATVNGSQIFVALSTVVVLLVGVGLSGHFGLTFAGLLVFAGVVPVMFSAAQRVLGAYTTYQSLAPNVTSTYELLDTRPSVREAADAVALGEVHGNLVFEDVTFGYVPGENVLDGLSFTVAEGETVGLVGGIGSGKSTVFNLLLRFRDPQRGRILLDGNDISAVTIDSLREQVSKLAQFPFFTKDTIRENIRLARPGASDADIEAACAEAHIHSVITTKMHDGYDTVVDVQVPSGGQKRLIALARCLLRRPEVLLLDEPTENLDANQRAWMIGVIQDYAKDRTCMVVSHDLDFIAAVADRILVLEDGRITQSGDHQTLMAQGGLYRRLHEVQNGR; from the coding sequence GTGAGTGTGGCCTCGTCGCTAAGCCTGGTGTGGCGCAGCCTCGGCATGCTGCGTGCGGTCCGCGGCGTGCTGGTCTTGCTGTTGGTGATCGGGGTGATCGCCTCGGCGTTGCCCTACGTCACGGTGGCCGCCTTCGGTCCCATGGTCCAGGTCATCTCCGAGGCCGGAAACAACGGAAACCTAAGCGGTGTATGGGATTTGAGCGGTCCGCTGGTCGCCCGTCAGGATGGCCTGCTGCACTCGATGGCCGGGCCGGTGCCGTTCGCCGTGCTGTTGACGGTCTGGGCGTCCTCGCTGGTGCTGACCCAGCTCATGTATTTCGTCAACGCTTGGATCGGCGCTCGGGTCGAGCGGGTGCTGGTGGTCGACATCCGCCAGCGCGTCCACGACCACCTGCAGTCGCTGTCCCTGGATTTCTTCCTGGGCTCGCGCAGCGGCGAGCTGATGCACCGGGTGATGACGGAATCCACTGCGGTACAAAGGCTCTTGACCGACTGCCTGCTGCCGCCGTTGATCGACGTGGTGGTGCTGGTGGTGGTGATCAGCTACCTGCTGGCCATCTCGTGGCAGATGACGGTGGCGGCACTGGTGCTGACGCCGCTGGCGCTGCTCACTCTCAGATTCGCCGGCCGTCACGTGCAGGCGGTGATGACACGGGTGCGAAACTCCGAGCGGGCGATGGCCACCGAGGTCGAGCAGACGATCAGCGGGATCGCCGAGATCCAGATGTTCAACGCACAACCCGTCCGCAGCAAGCGATTTCATGCGGTATCCGAGGAAGCCGCGAAAGGATCGGCGGCCTCGGTGGTCTGGATGCAGGCCACCGTCAACGGCTCGCAGATCTTCGTCGCGCTGAGCACGGTGGTCGTGCTCCTCGTCGGTGTCGGGCTCAGCGGGCACTTCGGGTTGACGTTCGCCGGCCTCCTCGTGTTCGCGGGTGTGGTTCCGGTGATGTTCAGTGCTGCGCAACGGGTTCTCGGTGCCTACACCACCTACCAGTCGCTGGCGCCGAATGTGACGTCCACCTACGAACTGCTCGACACCCGGCCGTCGGTGCGGGAGGCCGCCGACGCCGTCGCGCTGGGCGAGGTGCACGGCAACCTGGTTTTCGAGGACGTGACGTTCGGGTATGTGCCCGGTGAGAATGTCCTCGACGGCTTGTCGTTCACCGTGGCCGAGGGGGAGACGGTGGGGCTGGTCGGCGGAATCGGGTCGGGCAAGTCGACGGTGTTCAACCTGCTACTGCGGTTCCGGGACCCGCAACGCGGGCGGATCCTGCTGGACGGCAACGATATTTCGGCCGTCACCATCGACTCCCTGCGCGAACAGGTGTCCAAACTCGCGCAGTTCCCGTTCTTCACCAAGGACACCATCCGGGAGAACATCCGGCTGGCCCGGCCCGGGGCCAGCGACGCCGACATCGAAGCAGCCTGCGCCGAGGCTCACATCCATTCCGTCATCACGACCAAGATGCACGACGGTTACGACACCGTGGTGGACGTGCAGGTCCCCTCCGGTGGGCAGAAACGGCTGATCGCGCTGGCGCGCTGCCTGCTGCGCCGGCCCGAGGTGCTGCTGCTCGACGAGCCGACCGAGAACCTCGACGCCAACCAGCGGGCTTGGATGATCGGCGTGATCCAGGACTACGCCAAGGACCGCACCTGCATGGTGGTCAGCCACGACCTGGATTTCATTGCCGCGGTGGCCGATCGGATCCTGGTGCTCGAAGACGGGCGTATCACGCAGAGCGGCGACCACCAGACGTTGATGGCCCAAGGCGGCCTGTACAGGCGGCTGCACGAGGTGCAGAACGGGCGCTAG
- a CDS encoding helix-turn-helix domain-containing protein translates to MPEIARIGRLFAERRVTLRLTQQAVAELAGVSRSSIQSLERGSGSIKFGSVLEIAEVLGLHFKVSEAVE, encoded by the coding sequence ATGCCTGAAATTGCACGCATAGGGAGGCTCTTCGCTGAGCGTCGGGTCACGCTGCGCCTCACGCAGCAAGCCGTCGCTGAGTTGGCTGGTGTGTCCCGCTCCAGCATTCAGTCGCTGGAGCGGGGAAGCGGTTCGATCAAGTTCGGTTCGGTCCTCGAGATCGCCGAGGTTTTGGGTCTGCACTTCAAGGTCAGTGAGGCGGTCGAATGA
- a CDS encoding maleylpyruvate isomerase family mycothiol-dependent enzyme, protein MDSDTIWRNIDEQRGQLADLLDTLRPDQWSTPSLCKGWTVREVAIHITQSQATIGEMLPAAIKSGFRFDAMVRRAALENPSEPAAITARLRGMAGSRKRPPLTKEVDPLLDVLIHTQDICIPLGIDRPMPVDAAVAVADRLWHMKFPFAPQRDLPGYRFVATDADFAVGPEWGGLREAPIHDLVLMFARRRDVPDPEPEAEPEDD, encoded by the coding sequence GTGGACTCCGACACGATCTGGCGCAACATCGATGAGCAGCGGGGACAGCTCGCCGATCTGCTCGACACTTTGCGGCCCGACCAGTGGTCGACACCATCGTTGTGCAAAGGCTGGACGGTGCGCGAGGTCGCCATTCACATCACGCAGTCCCAGGCGACCATTGGCGAGATGTTGCCGGCGGCCATCAAGTCGGGCTTCCGGTTCGACGCCATGGTCCGACGGGCGGCGCTGGAGAATCCCTCCGAACCGGCCGCCATCACAGCACGGCTGCGTGGCATGGCCGGTTCACGCAAGCGTCCGCCCCTGACCAAGGAAGTCGACCCGCTGCTGGACGTCCTGATCCACACTCAGGACATCTGCATCCCGCTGGGGATCGACCGGCCGATGCCCGTCGACGCAGCCGTTGCTGTCGCAGACCGCTTGTGGCACATGAAGTTTCCGTTCGCCCCGCAGCGCGATCTGCCGGGCTACCGGTTCGTGGCCACCGACGCTGACTTCGCGGTGGGCCCGGAGTGGGGCGGGCTCCGGGAGGCGCCGATTCACGACCTCGTGCTGATGTTCGCGCGACGACGCGACGTGCCCGATCCCGAACCTGAGGCCGAACCCGAGGACGACTAG
- a CDS encoding arylsulfatase yields MESNNDDITETDKRGKLSRRSMLGGIAAAGVGAAAVGALAGCDDTDKAGSKPGASGHAGPPDYGTGINEGFDGKIELDVRDSKPDWKPFELKHAPEGAPNVLVVLFDDTGMASWSPYGGRINMPTLQKLADNGLTYSQWHTTALCSPTRSCLLTGRNHHVNRFASITEGSDGFPGAAARLPAQCATVGQVLQDNGYSTFWVGKDHNVPEEDVSSGGSKSEWPLQKGFDRFYGFLGGETNQWYPDLSEDNRFIDQPYPPEQGYHLSKDLADQAIRMLRDQRSSNPSKPWYMWFCPGANHAPHHSPEEYSAKYKGKFDDGYEAYREWVLNRMIDKGIMPKGTELTPINPLPEDVASEADAVRPWDSLSPDEKKLFSRMAEVFAGFSEYTDAQVGRVVDYLEQTGQLDNTVIFYCADNGASGEGSPNGSVNENKFFNGYPDDLAENMKMLDKLGTPDTYNHYPTGWAVAFSTPFQMFKRYSQFSGGTCDPMVIHWPKGIKAKGEVRHQYHHATDVVPTILDVAGIEMPEEYRGIKQYPLNGVSMRYSFDGADAPTTKKRQYYAMLGTRGIWQDGWKASALHAPISGKGHFDQDKWELFHVDEDRSEAKNVADQNPEKLKELIDAWNEEAKNNYVLPLDDRAAVEMITIERPQFEPPRNRYLYYPDTAPVPEGVAANIRGRSYKIIADVDMTKDAQGVLFAHGSRFGGHALFIKDNKLHYVYNFLGIKPEQVFVSGPLPEGKHALGMEFIREKKGEHGESLGTTILYVDGKEAAKGPMRAQIGKFTLAGDGLCVGFDSGDNVSSLYQNPGRFTGGTIKGVAVDVSEEKYVDLDKEAQAAFATD; encoded by the coding sequence ATGGAATCGAACAACGATGACATCACCGAGACCGACAAACGCGGCAAGCTGTCGCGGCGTTCGATGCTGGGGGGCATCGCAGCTGCCGGAGTCGGCGCGGCCGCCGTCGGCGCGCTCGCCGGCTGTGACGACACCGACAAAGCCGGCAGCAAGCCGGGCGCCAGCGGGCACGCAGGTCCGCCGGACTATGGCACGGGCATCAATGAAGGGTTCGACGGGAAGATCGAACTCGACGTTCGGGACTCGAAGCCGGACTGGAAACCCTTCGAGCTCAAGCACGCGCCGGAAGGGGCGCCCAACGTCCTGGTGGTGCTGTTCGACGACACGGGCATGGCCTCGTGGTCGCCCTACGGTGGCCGGATCAACATGCCGACGCTGCAGAAGTTGGCCGACAACGGACTCACCTATTCGCAGTGGCACACCACGGCTCTGTGCTCGCCTACCCGGTCCTGCCTGCTGACCGGCCGCAATCACCATGTGAACCGGTTCGCCAGCATCACCGAGGGTTCCGACGGCTTCCCGGGCGCGGCGGCCCGGCTGCCTGCGCAATGCGCGACGGTGGGCCAGGTGCTGCAGGACAACGGCTACAGCACCTTCTGGGTCGGCAAGGACCACAACGTGCCTGAGGAGGACGTCTCCAGCGGCGGCAGCAAATCGGAGTGGCCGCTGCAGAAGGGCTTCGACCGGTTCTACGGCTTCCTGGGCGGCGAAACCAACCAGTGGTATCCCGATCTGTCCGAGGACAATCGGTTCATCGATCAGCCGTATCCACCTGAACAGGGCTATCACCTGTCGAAAGACCTTGCCGATCAAGCGATCCGCATGCTGCGCGACCAGCGTTCCAGTAACCCCTCCAAGCCCTGGTACATGTGGTTCTGCCCGGGGGCGAACCACGCACCGCACCACAGCCCCGAGGAATACTCCGCGAAGTACAAGGGCAAGTTCGACGACGGCTACGAGGCCTACCGCGAGTGGGTGCTCAACCGGATGATCGACAAGGGCATCATGCCCAAGGGCACCGAGCTGACGCCGATCAACCCGCTGCCCGAGGACGTGGCCTCGGAGGCCGACGCGGTGCGGCCCTGGGATTCGCTGAGCCCGGACGAGAAGAAGCTGTTCAGCCGCATGGCGGAGGTGTTCGCCGGTTTCTCGGAGTACACCGATGCGCAGGTGGGGCGCGTCGTCGACTACCTGGAGCAGACCGGGCAGCTGGACAACACCGTCATCTTCTACTGTGCCGACAACGGTGCGTCCGGCGAGGGATCACCGAACGGTTCGGTCAACGAGAACAAATTCTTCAACGGCTACCCCGATGATCTGGCCGAGAACATGAAGATGCTCGACAAGCTCGGCACTCCCGATACCTACAACCACTATCCGACGGGCTGGGCGGTCGCCTTCTCCACACCGTTCCAGATGTTCAAGCGCTATTCGCAGTTCTCCGGCGGCACCTGCGACCCGATGGTGATCCACTGGCCCAAGGGCATCAAGGCCAAGGGTGAGGTGCGCCATCAGTACCACCACGCCACCGACGTCGTCCCGACCATTCTCGACGTCGCGGGCATCGAGATGCCGGAGGAATACCGCGGCATCAAGCAGTACCCGCTCAACGGGGTGTCGATGCGGTACAGCTTCGACGGCGCCGACGCACCCACCACCAAGAAGCGGCAGTACTACGCGATGCTGGGCACCCGCGGGATCTGGCAGGACGGCTGGAAGGCATCAGCGCTGCACGCGCCGATCAGCGGCAAGGGTCATTTCGATCAGGACAAGTGGGAGCTGTTCCACGTCGATGAGGATCGCTCCGAGGCCAAGAACGTCGCCGATCAGAATCCGGAGAAGCTCAAGGAGCTGATCGACGCGTGGAACGAGGAGGCGAAGAACAACTACGTCCTGCCCCTCGACGATCGCGCCGCGGTCGAGATGATCACCATCGAACGGCCGCAGTTCGAACCGCCGCGCAACCGCTACCTCTACTACCCGGACACCGCACCGGTGCCCGAGGGCGTGGCGGCCAACATCCGCGGCCGGTCCTACAAGATCATCGCCGACGTCGACATGACCAAGGACGCCCAGGGCGTGCTGTTCGCGCACGGGTCCCGCTTCGGCGGGCACGCCCTGTTCATCAAGGACAACAAGCTGCACTACGTCTACAACTTCCTGGGCATCAAACCCGAGCAGGTGTTCGTTTCCGGCCCGCTGCCGGAGGGCAAGCATGCGCTCGGCATGGAGTTCATCCGGGAGAAGAAAGGCGAGCACGGTGAATCCCTCGGAACCACAATCCTTTACGTAGACGGCAAGGAGGCAGCCAAGGGACCGATGCGGGCCCAGATCGGCAAGTTCACCCTCGCCGGTGACGGCCTGTGCGTCGGGTTCGACAGCGGTGACAACGTGTCGTCGCTCTATCAGAATCCGGGCCGGTTCACCGGCGGCACCATCAAGGGCGTCGCGGTGGACGTGAGCGAGGAGAAGTACGTCGACCTCGACAAGGAGGCACAGGCGGCGTTCGCGACCGACTGA
- a CDS encoding MarR family winged helix-turn-helix transcriptional regulator — protein sequence MTRTPVDELSAFEVATRDLVGVALRSVEQLELSLPQFRLLLVLQERGKSTSTECAQALGVVGSTVTRLADRLDASGHLVRGSDPTNRSIVTLALTDRGRKLVRQVNTRRRRELAKVLDRLDPAERAACASTLRNFHELLADDDADDLNRPIPL from the coding sequence ATGACCCGAACCCCTGTCGACGAACTGTCGGCGTTCGAAGTCGCGACCCGAGATCTGGTGGGCGTTGCGCTGCGAAGCGTGGAACAACTGGAGCTCTCGCTGCCGCAATTCCGGCTTTTGCTCGTGCTACAGGAACGCGGAAAGTCGACCTCGACGGAATGCGCCCAGGCGCTCGGCGTGGTCGGCTCGACGGTGACGCGCCTCGCCGACCGGTTGGATGCCTCCGGCCATCTGGTCCGCGGTTCCGATCCGACCAACCGAAGCATCGTCACCCTGGCGCTGACCGACCGCGGTCGCAAACTGGTCCGGCAGGTGAACACGCGGCGGAGGCGCGAGCTGGCCAAGGTCCTCGACCGTCTCGACCCGGCCGAGCGAGCAGCGTGCGCGTCGACTTTGCGGAATTTCCACGAGCTACTCGCTGACGACGACGCCGACGACCTGAATCGCCCGATTCCGTTGTAG
- a CDS encoding rhomboid-like protein, which yields MKSWPAAVWRYVRSAPLTYAWLAVLLVTTIIQRQTHGRELHDLLVQSSTNIHHLGTDPLYVLVTSLFWIDGRFWTPYLVLFSLILAPAERWLGQIRWLAVGLIAHVLATYISEGLLYLAIHDHLAPERLVHVRDVGVSYFLAGVGAVLAYHIARPWRWLYLGVAFVYFGAALVGNINFTAIGHVSALLIGLCCYPVVRRRVGRVGSAPASSAASSSSSISTAGP from the coding sequence CTGAAGTCATGGCCGGCGGCGGTGTGGCGATATGTCCGCAGCGCCCCGCTGACTTATGCGTGGTTGGCAGTTCTACTCGTCACTACGATCATCCAGCGCCAGACGCACGGGCGGGAGCTGCACGATCTTCTGGTTCAGAGCTCGACCAACATCCACCATCTGGGGACCGACCCGCTGTACGTATTGGTCACCAGCCTGTTCTGGATCGATGGCCGGTTCTGGACCCCGTACCTGGTGTTGTTCAGCCTCATTCTTGCGCCGGCCGAACGCTGGCTCGGTCAGATTCGTTGGCTTGCAGTGGGTTTGATTGCACATGTGCTCGCGACCTACATCAGCGAGGGCTTGCTGTATCTGGCCATCCACGATCACCTCGCGCCCGAGCGACTGGTCCATGTCCGCGACGTCGGGGTGAGTTACTTCCTCGCCGGGGTGGGTGCTGTGCTGGCGTACCACATCGCGCGGCCATGGCGATGGCTGTATCTCGGCGTGGCGTTTGTGTACTTCGGTGCCGCGTTGGTCGGCAACATCAACTTCACTGCCATCGGCCATGTGTCGGCGCTACTGATCGGGTTGTGCTGTTATCCGGTTGTGCGGCGGCGGGTTGGGCGCGTCGGGTCCGCGCCCGCGTCGTCGGCGGCGTCGTCGTCGTCGTCGATTTCTACCGCAGGGCCGTGA
- a CDS encoding TetR/AcrR family transcriptional regulator, whose translation MSANRIAKDAGVTWGTVQHQFGDLDGLWVAVITEIHSRSWSSNDSLPRSGTLRERVTAAIDSVWTYLDTTEGRALTALRTSLPPRRSDIAAEYPQTAAAFAARELDWIQGFDYLMDGLDLDPDQVHRVRCLLPAAIRGLSNERQVGFTSDLEIARATLTDAVVALLSQPRQ comes from the coding sequence GTGTCGGCGAATCGCATCGCCAAGGATGCCGGCGTCACCTGGGGCACGGTGCAGCATCAGTTCGGCGACCTGGACGGCCTGTGGGTCGCGGTGATCACCGAGATCCATTCCCGCAGTTGGTCATCCAATGACTCCCTGCCGCGCAGCGGTACCCTGCGGGAGCGGGTGACGGCAGCCATCGACTCGGTGTGGACGTACCTGGACACCACCGAGGGCCGGGCACTGACGGCGCTACGCACGTCACTGCCACCCCGCCGTTCCGATATCGCGGCCGAATATCCGCAGACGGCAGCGGCTTTCGCGGCCCGCGAACTCGATTGGATTCAAGGCTTCGACTACTTGATGGACGGGCTCGATCTCGACCCGGATCAGGTGCACCGGGTGCGGTGCCTGCTTCCCGCCGCGATCCGGGGCCTGAGCAACGAGCGCCAGGTCGGCTTCACCTCGGATCTCGAGATCGCCCGTGCGACGTTGACCGACGCGGTGGTGGCACTGCTGTCCCAGCCACGGCAGTAA
- a CDS encoding TIGR03857 family LLM class F420-dependent oxidoreductase — MKGTQLSANHPDDQLNELGYYAVTRHPADVRVVLPEARTADELGLGSCHIGERFTVKDPAVLSGAVAGTSTTLGIAPSTNYHTRHPTVTATIGSTMHALTEGRFAMAFGRGMAAYWQAIGLPVVTEARLRDFFGVLRRLWAGEMILDHDGPAGKWPFLRHASGLPDGPPIGLVAVGPKTMELAGEIADFVVLHTFFSDEATTSSVEAVRRGAERAGRDPDSVRIWACLATVPDALSEEDQLRRGVGRLATYLQAYADVLVSANGWDPAVWERIKQSELFADAATAGPIDASASFETLQRIGELIPAEWLDSVAKGSPKECASTIARQFDVGTHSVIMHGASPHELAPVVQAYRQNRPTLRRAVAANPGRFA; from the coding sequence ATGAAAGGCACGCAATTGAGCGCGAACCACCCCGATGACCAGCTCAACGAGCTCGGCTACTACGCCGTGACCCGCCACCCCGCGGATGTCCGAGTGGTTCTGCCCGAGGCTCGTACGGCGGATGAGCTCGGCCTGGGCTCCTGCCACATCGGTGAACGCTTCACGGTGAAGGACCCGGCCGTCCTGTCAGGCGCGGTCGCGGGCACCAGCACCACTCTGGGTATCGCGCCGTCGACCAACTACCACACGCGGCATCCCACGGTCACCGCGACGATCGGCTCGACCATGCACGCCCTCACCGAGGGCCGCTTCGCCATGGCGTTCGGCCGCGGCATGGCGGCGTACTGGCAGGCGATCGGCCTGCCGGTGGTGACCGAAGCCCGGCTGCGGGACTTCTTCGGCGTCCTGCGCAGACTCTGGGCCGGCGAGATGATCCTGGATCACGACGGTCCTGCCGGGAAGTGGCCGTTCCTGCGCCACGCCAGCGGCCTGCCGGACGGACCGCCCATCGGCTTGGTGGCGGTCGGTCCCAAGACGATGGAGCTGGCCGGCGAGATCGCTGATTTCGTTGTGCTCCATACGTTTTTCTCCGACGAGGCGACGACGTCGTCGGTCGAGGCGGTGCGCCGGGGTGCCGAGCGCGCGGGCCGCGACCCCGACAGCGTCCGCATCTGGGCGTGCCTGGCGACGGTCCCCGATGCGTTGTCGGAGGAGGACCAACTGCGTCGTGGCGTCGGACGCCTGGCGACCTACCTGCAGGCGTACGCGGATGTGTTGGTCTCGGCCAACGGCTGGGATCCCGCAGTCTGGGAGCGGATCAAACAGTCAGAACTGTTCGCCGATGCGGCCACTGCCGGACCCATCGACGCGAGTGCCTCCTTCGAGACGCTGCAACGGATCGGCGAGCTGATCCCCGCCGAATGGCTGGACTCGGTGGCCAAGGGGTCTCCCAAGGAGTGCGCGAGCACCATCGCCCGGCAGTTCGATGTGGGCACCCATTCGGTCATCATGCACGGGGCGAGCCCGCATGAACTGGCGCCCGTCGTGCAGGCCTACCGGCAGAACCGGCCGACGCTGCGCCGAGCGGTCGCGGCGAACCCGGGCAGGTTTGCCTGA
- a CDS encoding DUF7159 family protein, protein MTSRDARLLLVEGTHGDGAVIDHGSLDADTRIGGEHPGFRERVVNAVIDARDTAPANGYTVTRVALTWTDAVAGEASLVLDDLDEQGVTNVGVVSMTDALEAAAEYTVQIADCDSIALCVVEPEQTLLAVVGAEGEDGKRRVRSRLLDGADEATAVLALCGLCDSFPERVDAVAIAGSSPDVESLVEEVNSVMPRPVVLGDDAALLLARGALVSSADIRHDAVPTPKRDPLMRTLTTVVATAVLILAGSVFLALMVQGRNGTTPPQASTSAEHNAPVSPAQPLLPPPGTGQSVHTVACRVLPWAVPTAEKPVIGPCAHTATPPLPQVVRR, encoded by the coding sequence ATGACCTCGCGCGACGCTCGGCTTCTCCTGGTGGAGGGCACTCACGGCGACGGCGCGGTCATCGACCACGGTTCGCTCGACGCGGACACCCGCATCGGCGGCGAACACCCTGGCTTCCGCGAGCGCGTCGTCAATGCGGTGATCGACGCCCGGGACACCGCCCCGGCCAACGGCTACACCGTCACGCGCGTCGCACTGACCTGGACCGACGCGGTGGCCGGTGAGGCAAGCCTGGTCCTGGATGACCTCGACGAGCAGGGCGTCACCAACGTGGGAGTGGTCTCCATGACCGACGCGCTCGAAGCCGCCGCCGAATACACCGTTCAGATCGCCGACTGCGACTCGATCGCATTGTGCGTGGTGGAACCCGAACAGACTCTGCTGGCGGTGGTCGGTGCCGAGGGTGAAGACGGGAAGCGCCGAGTACGCAGCCGCCTACTGGACGGAGCTGACGAGGCCACCGCAGTGCTGGCGCTGTGCGGTCTCTGCGACAGCTTTCCCGAACGGGTCGACGCGGTCGCCATCGCGGGATCGTCTCCGGACGTGGAAAGTCTTGTCGAGGAGGTGAATTCGGTGATGCCGCGGCCCGTCGTGCTCGGCGACGATGCCGCCCTGCTGCTGGCGCGCGGTGCGCTGGTTTCCAGTGCCGACATTCGCCACGATGCCGTGCCGACACCCAAGCGCGACCCGCTGATGCGCACCCTGACCACCGTCGTCGCGACGGCGGTGCTGATCTTGGCGGGATCGGTGTTCCTGGCGCTCATGGTGCAGGGGAGGAACGGCACCACCCCGCCGCAAGCGTCGACGTCGGCTGAACACAACGCACCGGTGTCACCCGCCCAGCCGCTGCTCCCGCCGCCCGGCACCGGTCAGTCGGTCCACACCGTGGCATGCAGAGTGCTGCCATGGGCCGTGCCGACGGCCGAGAAACCCGTGATCGGGCCGTGCGCCCACACCGCCACGCCGCCGTTGCCGCAGGTGGTCCGTCGCTAA